Proteins from a single region of Primulina tabacum isolate GXHZ01 chromosome 5, ASM2559414v2, whole genome shotgun sequence:
- the LOC142546874 gene encoding GTP 3',8-cyclase, mitochondrial-like isoform X2: MDSYSIISRILNKSGKGPGLRNDCMNDTVPKLYATRCEKQAPDVQKDNPASDMLVDSFGRLHTYLRISLTERCNLRCQYCMPAEGLELTPSTRLLYQNEIIRLADLFVSSGVTKIRLTGGEPTIRKDIEEICLRLSSLNGLKTLAMTTNGLILANKLPRLRECGLSLLNISLDTLVPAKFEFMTRRKGHDRVMKAIDAAIELGYNPVKVNCVVMRGFNDDEICDFVELTREKPINVRFIEFMPFDGNVWNVKKLVPYSEMLDIMVKKFTGLKRIQDDPTETAKNFRIDGHLGVVSFITSMTEHFCAGCNRLRLLADGNFKVCLFGPSEVSLRDPLRHGAVDNELKEIIGAAVKRKKAAHAGMFDLAKTPNRPMTHIGG, translated from the exons ATG GATAGCTACTCTATTATCTCTCGGATTCTAAATAAAAGCGGTAAAGGTCCAGGTCTGAGAAATGATTGTATGAATGATACTGTGCCAAAGTTATATGCTACTCGATGTGAAAAACAAGCCCCAGATGTACAGAAAGATAATCCTGCATCTGATATGTTGGTTGATTCGTTCGGGAGGCTACATACTTATTTAAGGATCTCATTGACAGAACGCTGTAACTTGCGATGCCAGTACTGTATGCCTGCTGAAGGTCTAGAACTTACTCCTAGCACTCGACTTCTGTATCAGAATGAAATCATACGGCTCGCTGATCTGTTTGTCAGTTCTGGGGTTACAAAAATTCGCCTAACCGGCGGGGAACCAACAATCAGAAAGGACATTGAAGAAATTTGCTTACGGCTGTCAAGTCTAAATGGATTAAAAACTCTGGCAATGACCACCAATGGACTTATCCTGGCAAATAAACTTCCAAGATTAAGAGAATGTGGACTTAGCTTGCTGAATATAAGTTTAGACACATTGGTTCCTGCAAAGTTTGAATTCATGACTAGACGTAAAGGCCATGATAGAGTGATGAAAGCAATTGATGCTGCTATAGAATTAGGATATAATCCTGTCAAA GTAAACTGTGTTGTTATGCGAGGATTCAATGACGATGAAATTTGTGATTTTGTTGAACTGACACGTGAGAAGCCAATTAATGTGCGGTTCATTGAGTTCATGCCTTTTGATGGGAATGTATGGAATGTGAAGAAACTCGTACCTTACTCTGAAATGTTGGATATAATG GTTAAAAAATTTACAGGACTTAAAAGGATTCAGGATGATCCCACAGAAACAGCCAAGAACTTCAGGATAGACGGTCATTTGGGTGTGGTTTCTTTCATCACATCAATGACGGAGCATTTTTGTGCTGGTTGTAACAGACTCAGACTTCTAGCTGATGGGAACTTTAAAGTTTGCCTCTTTGGTCCCTCAGAG GTCAGCTTGAGGGATCCTTTGCGTCACGGTGCTGTTGATAATGAACTGAAGGAAATTATAGGAGCGGCG GTCAAGAGGAAGAAAGCGGCTCATGCTGGGATGTTCGACCTTGCGAAGACACCAAATAGACCAATGACACATATTGGTGGCTAA
- the LOC142546874 gene encoding GTP 3',8-cyclase, mitochondrial-like isoform X3, with translation MNDTVPKLYATRCEKQAPDVQKDNPASDMLVDSFGRLHTYLRISLTERCNLRCQYCMPAEGLELTPSTRLLYQNEIIRLADLFVSSGVTKIRLTGGEPTIRKDIEEICLRLSSLNGLKTLAMTTNGLILANKLPRLRECGLSLLNISLDTLVPAKFEFMTRRKGHDRVMKAIDAAIELGYNPVKVNCVVMRGFNDDEICDFVELTREKPINVRFIEFMPFDGNVWNVKKLVPYSEMLDIMVKKFTGLKRIQDDPTETAKNFRIDGHLGVVSFITSMTEHFCAGCNRLRLLADGNFKVCLFGPSEVSLRDPLRHGAVDNELKEIIGAAVKRKKAAHAGMFDLAKTPNRPMTHIGG, from the exons ATGAATGATACTGTGCCAAAGTTATATGCTACTCGATGTGAAAAACAAGCCCCAGATGTACAGAAAGATAATCCTGCATCTGATATGTTGGTTGATTCGTTCGGGAGGCTACATACTTATTTAAGGATCTCATTGACAGAACGCTGTAACTTGCGATGCCAGTACTGTATGCCTGCTGAAGGTCTAGAACTTACTCCTAGCACTCGACTTCTGTATCAGAATGAAATCATACGGCTCGCTGATCTGTTTGTCAGTTCTGGGGTTACAAAAATTCGCCTAACCGGCGGGGAACCAACAATCAGAAAGGACATTGAAGAAATTTGCTTACGGCTGTCAAGTCTAAATGGATTAAAAACTCTGGCAATGACCACCAATGGACTTATCCTGGCAAATAAACTTCCAAGATTAAGAGAATGTGGACTTAGCTTGCTGAATATAAGTTTAGACACATTGGTTCCTGCAAAGTTTGAATTCATGACTAGACGTAAAGGCCATGATAGAGTGATGAAAGCAATTGATGCTGCTATAGAATTAGGATATAATCCTGTCAAA GTAAACTGTGTTGTTATGCGAGGATTCAATGACGATGAAATTTGTGATTTTGTTGAACTGACACGTGAGAAGCCAATTAATGTGCGGTTCATTGAGTTCATGCCTTTTGATGGGAATGTATGGAATGTGAAGAAACTCGTACCTTACTCTGAAATGTTGGATATAATG GTTAAAAAATTTACAGGACTTAAAAGGATTCAGGATGATCCCACAGAAACAGCCAAGAACTTCAGGATAGACGGTCATTTGGGTGTGGTTTCTTTCATCACATCAATGACGGAGCATTTTTGTGCTGGTTGTAACAGACTCAGACTTCTAGCTGATGGGAACTTTAAAGTTTGCCTCTTTGGTCCCTCAGAG GTCAGCTTGAGGGATCCTTTGCGTCACGGTGCTGTTGATAATGAACTGAAGGAAATTATAGGAGCGGCG GTCAAGAGGAAGAAAGCGGCTCATGCTGGGATGTTCGACCTTGCGAAGACACCAAATAGACCAATGACACATATTGGTGGCTAA
- the LOC142546874 gene encoding GTP 3',8-cyclase, mitochondrial-like isoform X1 translates to MRSYISKIAEWNSGLRIFSSDSYSIISRILNKSGKGPGLRNDCMNDTVPKLYATRCEKQAPDVQKDNPASDMLVDSFGRLHTYLRISLTERCNLRCQYCMPAEGLELTPSTRLLYQNEIIRLADLFVSSGVTKIRLTGGEPTIRKDIEEICLRLSSLNGLKTLAMTTNGLILANKLPRLRECGLSLLNISLDTLVPAKFEFMTRRKGHDRVMKAIDAAIELGYNPVKVNCVVMRGFNDDEICDFVELTREKPINVRFIEFMPFDGNVWNVKKLVPYSEMLDIMVKKFTGLKRIQDDPTETAKNFRIDGHLGVVSFITSMTEHFCAGCNRLRLLADGNFKVCLFGPSEVSLRDPLRHGAVDNELKEIIGAAVKRKKAAHAGMFDLAKTPNRPMTHIGG, encoded by the exons ATGCGGTCCTACATCTCCAAGATTGCTGAATGGAACTCGGGTTTGAGAATTTTCAGCTCC GATAGCTACTCTATTATCTCTCGGATTCTAAATAAAAGCGGTAAAGGTCCAGGTCTGAGAAATGATTGTATGAATGATACTGTGCCAAAGTTATATGCTACTCGATGTGAAAAACAAGCCCCAGATGTACAGAAAGATAATCCTGCATCTGATATGTTGGTTGATTCGTTCGGGAGGCTACATACTTATTTAAGGATCTCATTGACAGAACGCTGTAACTTGCGATGCCAGTACTGTATGCCTGCTGAAGGTCTAGAACTTACTCCTAGCACTCGACTTCTGTATCAGAATGAAATCATACGGCTCGCTGATCTGTTTGTCAGTTCTGGGGTTACAAAAATTCGCCTAACCGGCGGGGAACCAACAATCAGAAAGGACATTGAAGAAATTTGCTTACGGCTGTCAAGTCTAAATGGATTAAAAACTCTGGCAATGACCACCAATGGACTTATCCTGGCAAATAAACTTCCAAGATTAAGAGAATGTGGACTTAGCTTGCTGAATATAAGTTTAGACACATTGGTTCCTGCAAAGTTTGAATTCATGACTAGACGTAAAGGCCATGATAGAGTGATGAAAGCAATTGATGCTGCTATAGAATTAGGATATAATCCTGTCAAA GTAAACTGTGTTGTTATGCGAGGATTCAATGACGATGAAATTTGTGATTTTGTTGAACTGACACGTGAGAAGCCAATTAATGTGCGGTTCATTGAGTTCATGCCTTTTGATGGGAATGTATGGAATGTGAAGAAACTCGTACCTTACTCTGAAATGTTGGATATAATG GTTAAAAAATTTACAGGACTTAAAAGGATTCAGGATGATCCCACAGAAACAGCCAAGAACTTCAGGATAGACGGTCATTTGGGTGTGGTTTCTTTCATCACATCAATGACGGAGCATTTTTGTGCTGGTTGTAACAGACTCAGACTTCTAGCTGATGGGAACTTTAAAGTTTGCCTCTTTGGTCCCTCAGAG GTCAGCTTGAGGGATCCTTTGCGTCACGGTGCTGTTGATAATGAACTGAAGGAAATTATAGGAGCGGCG GTCAAGAGGAAGAAAGCGGCTCATGCTGGGATGTTCGACCTTGCGAAGACACCAAATAGACCAATGACACATATTGGTGGCTAA